In the Brachyhypopomus gauderio isolate BG-103 chromosome 4, BGAUD_0.2, whole genome shotgun sequence genome, one interval contains:
- the LOC143511715 gene encoding putative methyltransferase DDB_G0268948, whose protein sequence is MTYRLFEEKHHASLYQKYRLTPPNEVKELVLKYLDKKKGPPYELAVDLGCGTGQNSRLFAPHFQNLVGIDVSMQQVQEARMVPGFDNITYRTGTAEELAFPDGSVDLLTAASAAHWFDVERFLLEASRVLKPHGCMALLGYTENFSLHYGSCGDGLNSIYAEVLETLRPYMSTRVTGASSKLESLFEAIPFPDKERIECIPVKMQMSVDAVLGFVETFSMYQTYLKTEPQAATALLQSTKMRLLQEMGVSSGETELEFTTNYYCVLACKPQ, encoded by the exons ATGACTTACAGACTGTTTGAGGAGAAACACCATGCATCCCTTTATCAGAAGTATCGCCTTACTCCCCCCAATGAGGTGAAGGAACTTGTCCTGAAGTACCTGGATAAAAAG AAAGGACCTCCCTATGAGCTGGCGGTGGACCTTGGGTGCGGGACGGGACAGAACAGCCGCTTATTTGCACCCCACTTCCAGAACCTGGTGGGCATCGATGTGAGCATGCAGCAGGTGCAGGAGGCCAGGATGGTACCTGGGTTTGACAACATCACCTACAG AACCGGCACCGCGGAAGAGCTGGCATTCCCCGACGGGTCCGTGGACCTGCTGACGGCAGCGTCTGCCGCTCACTGGTTCGACGTGGAGCGTTTTCTCCTGGAGGCCTCCCGTGTGCTGAAGCCACATGGTTGCATGGCCCTGCTGGGTTACACCGAAAACTTCAGCCTGCATTATGGCTCCTGTGGTGATGGTCTTAACAGCATCTACGCAGAG GTATTGGAAACTCTCCGTCCCTACATGAGCACGCGGGTGACAGGAGCCAGCAGTAAACTTGAGTCTTTATTTGAAGCAATACCCTTCCCTGACAAAGAGAG GATCGAATGCATCCCAGTAAAGATGCAGATGTCTGTTGATGCTGTGCTGGGCTTTGTGGAGACGTTCTCCATGTATCAGACGTACCTAAAGACAGAACCTCAAGCAGCAACAGCCCTACTGCAGTCCACAAAAATGAG GCTTCTGCAAGAAATGGGCGTATCATCCGGTGAAACTGAATTAGAGTTCACAACAAACTACTACTGTGTGCTGGCCTGTAAGCCTCAATAA
- the LOC143511716 gene encoding putative methyltransferase DDB_G0268948, translating into MAVRLFEAKEHASAYWKYRVSPSEKLTKNILTFFKKNSDLLGEVAVDVGCGSGQGTALLGPHFTQVVGTDISPAQLDLAILHNTAANISYRQCPAEELPFRDESVDLVTTLSAFHWFDHPRFLQEAHRILKPKGCLAILNYGLDMELSYGDCSEELNHICKEFYAALQPHRHPKLGDSTLTLYERVYNTLQYPVKEWQPSFWDRLQVSISKYIGMVQSFSAYQNLLKKDPEEAQRLSHDITRRLMSVMKVTSTETEVILGVRYFYLLACKP; encoded by the exons ATGGCTGTTCGACTGTTTGAAGCAAAAGAACATGCGTCTGCATACTGGAAGTACAGAGTTTCACCCTCCGAAAAACTTACCAAAAATATCCTAACATTCTTCAAGAAAAAT AGTGATCTTCTGGGTGAGGTTGCGGTGGACGTGGGCTGTGGTTCTGGCCAGGGCACAGCTCTCCTGGGTCCGCACTTCACGCAGGTGGTGGGAACAGACATCAGTCCTGCACAACTGGACCTGGCGATCCTGCACAACACTGCCGCCAACATCTCCTACAG ACAATGTCCTGCCGAAGAGCTGCCTTTTCGGGACGAGTCCGTTGATCTCGTGACCACCCTGTCTGCGTTCCACTGGTTCGACCACCCACGCTTTCTGCAGGAGGCCCACAGGATCCTGAAACCCAAGGGCTGTCTGGCTATTCTCAACTATGGCCTAGACATGGAGCTCAGCTATGGAGACTGCTCCGAGGAACTGAATCACATCTGCAAGGAG TTTTATGCTGCCCTGCAACCTCACCGTCACCCCAAGCTTGGTGACAGCACATTAACGTTGTATGAACGTGTCTACAACACTCTCCAGTATCCAGTCAAGGAATG GCAGCCCAGCTTCTGGGACAGGCTACAAGTGTCCATCTCTAAATACATAGGCATGGTGCAGTCCTTCTCCGCCTACCAGAACCTTCTGAAGAAGGACCCAGAGGAGGCACAGAGACTGTCCCATGACATAACACGGAG ATTGATGTCGGTGATGAAGGTGACATCCACAGAAACAGAAGTCATCTTGGGAGTTCGTTACTTCTATCTGCTGGCCTGCAAACCTTAG